One window from the genome of Alkalihalobacillus sp. LMS6 encodes:
- the istB gene encoding IS21-like element helper ATPase IstB, with translation MSDQLRSKCKTLRLAYIAEIYDQIPFENKEQYLNDLFDEEHKLREQTKSIRLIKKAKFLDKKNLHTYEWTEQIRFPPHTSKEEICSLSFIEKGENVVLVGSPGTGKTHLATGLGRKACENGYEVRFYRVAHLVEELEQALRLNKLSAFRKKLEKVDLIILDEMGYLPFSKEGSELLFQLISEFYEQKSLIITSNLEFSQWNRIFVDSRLTAALVDRLIHHAHIISYQGESYRLTNALSKRK, from the coding sequence ATGAGTGATCAGTTACGAAGTAAGTGCAAGACTTTGCGTTTGGCTTACATAGCAGAAATTTATGATCAAATTCCCTTCGAGAATAAGGAGCAATATCTTAATGACTTATTTGACGAAGAACATAAGTTAAGAGAACAAACAAAATCTATCAGATTAATAAAAAAGGCCAAGTTTTTGGATAAGAAAAATCTTCATACCTATGAATGGACAGAACAAATTCGGTTTCCACCTCATACGTCTAAAGAGGAAATATGCAGTTTGAGTTTTATTGAAAAAGGAGAAAACGTTGTATTGGTAGGGTCTCCAGGAACTGGGAAAACCCATCTAGCGACGGGATTGGGAAGGAAAGCGTGTGAAAATGGCTATGAAGTCCGTTTTTACCGTGTAGCTCATTTAGTAGAAGAATTGGAGCAAGCCTTAAGGTTGAATAAGCTCTCAGCATTTCGTAAGAAATTGGAGAAGGTAGATTTAATCATCCTGGATGAAATGGGCTACCTGCCGTTTAGTAAAGAGGGCTCTGAGCTACTATTCCAACTTATCTCTGAATTCTATGAGCAGAAGAGTTTAATCATCACGTCAAATTTAGAGTTCAGTCAATGGAACAGAATATTTGTAGACTCGAGATTGACCGCTGCATTGGTGGATCGGCTGATTCACCATGCCCATATCATCTCTTATCAAGGAGAGAGTTACCGCTTAACAAATGCATTATCTAAAAGAAAATAA